In the Acidovorax sp. A79 genome, one interval contains:
- a CDS encoding SLATT domain-containing protein, whose amino-acid sequence MAERLSSRHRWLSNCAAGLSAIVGTTVFVTLQGQPELWVKMGTGLLSVVSAVLAVLATNMGLQDRAERHRIAGARYNAVGRQLEQMTMGATATLDDLTPIRERLDTLSAEMPHIPKKVHKEIANHEDLSRWGK is encoded by the coding sequence ATGGCGGAGCGTTTGTCCTCTCGCCATCGTTGGTTGTCCAATTGCGCTGCAGGTCTATCAGCGATCGTGGGAACGACTGTCTTTGTGACGCTCCAGGGACAGCCTGAGTTATGGGTGAAGATGGGAACTGGCCTCCTCAGCGTCGTCTCCGCGGTGCTTGCCGTCCTGGCCACGAATATGGGACTTCAGGATAGGGCCGAGCGTCACAGAATTGCAGGCGCGAGATACAACGCCGTAGGCCGCCAACTCGAGCAAATGACGATGGGGGCGACAGCAACTCTCGACGATTTGACCCCAATCCGGGAACGACTCGACACCCTTTCGGCGGAGATGCCTCACATCCCCAAAAAGGTACATAAGGAAATTGCCAACCACGAGGACCTGAGCCGTTGGGGTAAGTAG